Proteins found in one Pseudomonas sp. P8_241 genomic segment:
- a CDS encoding S1/P1 nuclease: MLSIKHIVFGLLSMHASSVLAWGNEGHKTVALIAESRLDPVAKAEVRQLLALEGATSLADIASWADQIKGTEPGLISHAVRIPFDAASYEPNRDCARKGKCVVYGIERFEATLGQKDAPAVDRLRALKFVVHYVGDIHQPLHAIKQTGGVKVQFGKREYTLHKVWDTISVRSLKMPPAELAAALLAASPNVSQGTPEQWAMESHEIARRYIYSDNLQLADSKSMMRLPKTYLKDISPVVKTRLTDAGLRLGTLLNQVLDASPTSL; this comes from the coding sequence ATGTTGAGTATCAAGCACATCGTTTTCGGCCTCCTGAGCATGCATGCGTCGAGCGTTTTGGCTTGGGGGAACGAAGGGCACAAGACAGTTGCCTTGATCGCCGAATCCAGGCTGGACCCGGTGGCAAAAGCCGAGGTTCGACAGCTGTTGGCGTTGGAAGGCGCAACCAGCCTGGCGGACATCGCCTCTTGGGCCGATCAGATAAAGGGCACAGAGCCCGGGCTGATCAGCCACGCTGTTCGTATTCCTTTTGATGCCGCCTCGTATGAGCCAAATCGTGATTGCGCTCGCAAAGGCAAGTGCGTGGTTTATGGGATAGAGCGATTTGAAGCCACCCTTGGTCAAAAGGACGCGCCAGCCGTTGATCGATTGCGGGCTCTGAAGTTCGTTGTGCACTACGTCGGCGACATCCACCAGCCGCTGCATGCCATCAAGCAAACCGGCGGTGTGAAGGTCCAGTTCGGAAAACGCGAGTACACGCTGCACAAGGTCTGGGACACCATTTCCGTCCGTTCGTTGAAGATGCCTCCTGCCGAACTGGCAGCCGCTCTACTGGCCGCAAGCCCGAACGTTTCTCAGGGCACGCCCGAACAATGGGCAATGGAAAGTCATGAAATTGCCAGACGCTATATCTACAGCGACAACCTGCAACTTGCTGACTCAAAGTCGATGATGAGGTTGCCGAAAACCTATTTGAAAGACATATCCCCGGTGGTCAAGACAAGACTGACCGATGCCGGACTTCGGCTGGGCACTTTACTGAATCAGGTGTTGGACGCTTCGCCTACCTCCCTGTAA
- a CDS encoding phosphotransferase family protein yields MDTESEKQGILARNNVFWWRQATLEKRLSHVLGFALDDYSISTSDLASNASFVNHVHHHRLTHRQTGASLDVVEKSIRKLFGISSLESRFHREGNVLANSIHFRHPQCLGVIETPWESLVFTRFIRGKAPRMGKIATQLGLGIAEIEDLTNLHLQTGSWLQRYRFWEMDFFRPWYLLRWRFNFVRYLPSLNELPSEDARFQGLHERLSRLEPALKLAKNRANNSQRCFCHMDYLAKNFFSSPEGFQMIDWSEVKVGRIGFDGGAYLSAIFRQEDMARFTRIRMYFLRSYLAALDERFDEQSALHNMDYFFLQNSLWHFLRPKTIADYQQRGKLDLLHQKYEYLLAQGALLGAT; encoded by the coding sequence ATGGATACCGAATCAGAGAAACAAGGGATATTGGCTCGCAACAATGTCTTCTGGTGGCGTCAGGCCACCTTGGAAAAACGCTTGAGCCATGTGCTCGGTTTCGCGCTGGATGACTACAGCATCTCCACCTCGGACCTGGCCTCCAATGCCTCGTTCGTCAACCATGTACACCACCATCGCCTGACCCATCGACAAACGGGCGCCTCGCTGGATGTCGTAGAAAAATCGATTCGCAAATTGTTTGGCATTTCCAGTCTTGAATCGCGCTTCCATCGCGAAGGCAATGTGCTGGCCAACAGTATCCACTTCCGACACCCTCAATGCCTGGGCGTTATCGAAACCCCTTGGGAAAGCCTGGTCTTCACGCGTTTTATTCGGGGAAAAGCGCCTCGCATGGGCAAGATCGCGACGCAGCTTGGCCTGGGCATCGCAGAAATAGAAGATCTGACCAACTTGCACCTGCAAACCGGCAGCTGGTTACAACGCTACCGTTTTTGGGAAATGGATTTTTTCCGTCCGTGGTACTTGCTGCGTTGGCGTTTCAATTTTGTGCGCTACCTGCCCTCTCTTAATGAGCTACCTAGCGAAGATGCACGCTTTCAGGGGCTTCATGAGCGGCTATCACGGTTGGAGCCCGCGTTAAAACTCGCAAAAAACCGTGCCAATAATAGCCAGCGCTGTTTTTGCCATATGGATTATTTGGCCAAGAATTTCTTTTCTTCGCCTGAAGGCTTTCAGATGATCGATTGGAGTGAGGTGAAAGTAGGCCGAATCGGGTTTGATGGGGGCGCGTACCTGAGTGCGATTTTCCGCCAGGAAGACATGGCACGCTTCACAAGAATCCGCATGTACTTTTTACGGTCCTATCTTGCAGCGCTGGACGAGCGCTTCGATGAGCAGAGTGCATTGCACAACATGGATTACTTTTTCCTGCAAAACTCCCTCTGGCATTTCCTTCGTCCCAAAACCATTGCCGACTATCAGCAGCGCGGCAAACTGGATCTGTTGCATCAGAAATACGAGTACTTGTTGGCCCAGGGTGCTCTATTAGGTGCGACATGA
- a CDS encoding capsular polysaccharide biosynthesis protein yields MDNVAPSRRSLLILSKGAQQISTLPALLPEYRLLCGSVRDIGQADEVLAWGRKPSALRAEAAGVEAGLPLLTVEDGFLRSVGLGADEPPLSLVVDPLGIYYDASSPSRLEQLIPVPLTEAQNLRARALQASWCEERVSKYNGARIKAFDLPQPCVLVADQTRGDASLQGASAADFERMLDAALARHPQSTVVVKVHPDVVAGRKQGHFDLVALRKHPRVRVIAEDVHPAELLSGVQAVYVMTSQLGFDALLWGVTVYTFGMPFYAGWGLTVDALPAPERRQRVSLEQLLHAALVEYPRYVDPETGAPCEPETVLKWLGLQRRMRSRLPQDLQMVGFSKWKQPLVLDFFNGSTIRFLGRFSRRRIDPIITWGCQHDVPLTRKIDNHLGRVEDGFLRSVGLGAKKTRPLSWVFDDLGIYYDATRPSRLEHLLQNEPCPPGLLQRAAALREAICTAGVTKYNLPGSTWKRPAGVERVILVPGQVESDASIRYGAHRIRRNLDLLKAVRERHPMAWLLYKPHPEVLAGTREAGEHEERTSDWCNQVVGDVPFHELLSEVDEVHVLTSQSGFEALLRGVPVTTYGQPFYAGWGLTRDCDLSADVQARRSRRLSLDELVAGTLIRYPTYVSRITRKFTTPERTLIEIQNWDEVPTQGRTPTWREMIQRLLPTALRTLPGKS; encoded by the coding sequence ATGGACAATGTCGCTCCATCGCGTCGCTCTTTGTTGATTCTGTCCAAAGGTGCGCAACAGATCTCCACCCTTCCCGCGTTGCTGCCTGAGTATCGGCTGCTGTGTGGATCGGTGCGCGATATTGGCCAGGCCGATGAAGTTCTTGCCTGGGGTCGCAAGCCTAGCGCCTTGCGTGCGGAGGCTGCCGGCGTTGAGGCCGGGTTGCCGTTGCTCACGGTGGAAGACGGTTTTTTGCGCTCAGTGGGCCTGGGAGCCGATGAGCCGCCGTTGTCGCTGGTCGTTGACCCCCTTGGCATTTATTACGATGCCAGCAGTCCTTCTCGCCTCGAACAGTTGATCCCGGTTCCGCTCACCGAGGCTCAGAACCTGCGTGCCCGTGCCCTGCAAGCCAGTTGGTGCGAGGAGCGGGTGTCCAAATACAACGGCGCCCGCATCAAGGCTTTCGACTTGCCGCAGCCCTGCGTGCTGGTGGCGGATCAGACACGCGGTGATGCATCGCTGCAGGGTGCCAGCGCTGCCGACTTTGAGCGCATGCTCGACGCGGCGCTCGCCCGCCACCCGCAAAGCACCGTGGTTGTGAAGGTTCATCCCGATGTGGTGGCAGGGCGCAAGCAAGGCCACTTCGACCTGGTGGCGCTGCGCAAACACCCTCGTGTGAGGGTGATTGCCGAGGATGTGCATCCGGCGGAGTTGTTGTCCGGCGTGCAGGCCGTGTACGTGATGACCTCGCAACTGGGTTTCGATGCGTTGTTGTGGGGCGTGACGGTCTACACCTTCGGCATGCCGTTCTATGCCGGCTGGGGCTTGACTGTCGATGCCCTGCCCGCCCCCGAACGGCGCCAGCGCGTAAGCCTTGAACAATTGCTGCACGCGGCGCTGGTGGAATACCCGCGCTATGTCGACCCGGAGACAGGGGCGCCCTGTGAGCCCGAAACCGTTCTGAAGTGGCTGGGCCTGCAACGACGGATGCGCAGCCGGCTGCCTCAGGACCTGCAAATGGTTGGCTTCAGCAAGTGGAAGCAACCGTTGGTGCTGGATTTTTTCAATGGTTCAACGATTCGTTTCCTCGGTCGTTTTTCCCGTCGCCGTATCGACCCGATCATCACTTGGGGTTGCCAGCACGACGTGCCATTGACCAGGAAAATCGACAACCACCTCGGCCGCGTCGAAGACGGTTTTCTGCGTTCCGTCGGCCTGGGCGCGAAGAAAACCCGGCCGTTGTCCTGGGTCTTCGATGACCTGGGCATCTATTACGACGCGACCCGGCCTTCGCGTCTGGAACACCTTTTGCAGAATGAACCGTGCCCGCCCGGTCTGTTGCAGCGGGCAGCGGCGTTGCGTGAGGCAATCTGCACGGCCGGCGTGACCAAGTACAACCTGCCGGGCTCGACGTGGAAACGTCCGGCCGGTGTCGAGCGGGTGATTCTGGTGCCGGGCCAGGTGGAATCGGACGCTTCGATCCGTTATGGGGCGCACCGGATCCGCCGCAACCTTGATTTGCTCAAGGCGGTGCGCGAGCGCCATCCGATGGCGTGGCTGTTGTACAAGCCGCACCCTGAAGTACTGGCCGGCACCCGCGAGGCCGGTGAACACGAAGAACGCACCAGCGATTGGTGCAACCAGGTGGTGGGCGATGTGCCTTTCCACGAATTGCTGTCCGAGGTCGACGAGGTGCATGTACTGACCTCGCAATCGGGCTTCGAGGCTTTGTTGCGCGGGGTTCCGGTGACCACCTACGGCCAGCCGTTCTATGCCGGCTGGGGGCTGACCCGGGATTGCGACTTGAGTGCCGATGTCCAGGCGCGCCGCAGTCGGCGCCTGAGCCTGGATGAACTGGTGGCCGGGACCCTGATTCGCTACCCGACCTACGTAAGCCGAATCACACGAAAATTCACCACCCCCGAACGCACGCTAATCGAGATTCAGAACTGGGATGAAGTACCTACGCAAGGAAGAACGCCAACATGGCGAGAGATGATTCAGCGTTTGCTCCCTACCGCTTTGAGAACACTGCCAGGGAAGTCGTAG
- a CDS encoding capsule biosynthesis protein translates to MPVERSRRVVSVKPRNSFLFLQGVSSPFFSRLVQALRTEGQLVKSVNFNMGDLLYGSGARVFYSARPEQLMNFYSDCFKSDHITDVVLFGDCRPVHQPAVELAKSLGIRVHVFEEGYFRPYWITLERNGVNNHSLLPRDPEWYREVGKYIPRYHNGNSFRLSFASRAFHDVMYHVGGALNKAVFPHYKTHAPFNAAVEYAGYIRQGLRLVSAKGRDSEVISEVARNRHRTFLLPLQLDSDAQIRDHSPFKHMKDVLKHVMGSFARHAGSDARLVVKNHPLTPGIINYHRITRRIAHKLGIADRVDFLESGHMPTLLSHVAGVVTVNSTVGGSSLMHSVPTIALSDPIYNLKGLTHQSGLDEFWNSPEPPDSTLFQRFRSTVIHTTQVNGGFYTRCGIDMAVNNSLEVLMAKTSKIEQYL, encoded by the coding sequence GTGCCGGTAGAGCGTTCCAGGCGTGTGGTGTCGGTGAAACCACGCAACTCGTTCCTGTTCCTGCAGGGCGTCAGTTCGCCGTTTTTCTCGCGTCTGGTGCAAGCACTGCGGACCGAGGGGCAATTGGTCAAATCCGTCAATTTCAATATGGGCGACCTCCTGTACGGCAGCGGCGCGCGCGTGTTTTATTCGGCGCGGCCCGAGCAGTTGATGAACTTCTACAGCGATTGCTTCAAGTCTGACCACATCACCGACGTGGTGCTGTTCGGCGATTGCCGTCCGGTGCATCAACCGGCGGTGGAGCTGGCCAAGTCCCTGGGTATTCGCGTGCACGTGTTCGAGGAAGGCTACTTCCGCCCGTACTGGATCACCCTTGAGCGCAACGGGGTGAACAATCACTCGCTGCTGCCCCGGGATCCGGAGTGGTATCGGGAGGTCGGCAAGTACATTCCGCGTTACCACAACGGCAACTCGTTCCGCCTGTCCTTCGCTTCACGGGCCTTTCATGACGTGATGTACCACGTCGGTGGCGCGTTGAACAAAGCCGTGTTTCCCCATTACAAGACTCACGCCCCGTTCAACGCGGCCGTGGAATATGCGGGTTACATTCGCCAGGGGCTTCGCCTGGTCAGTGCCAAGGGCCGCGATTCCGAGGTGATCAGTGAGGTGGCGCGCAATCGCCACCGCACCTTCCTGTTGCCCCTGCAGCTGGACAGCGATGCGCAGATCCGCGATCACTCACCGTTCAAACACATGAAGGATGTGCTCAAGCATGTGATGGGCTCGTTCGCCCGGCATGCCGGCAGCGACGCGCGACTGGTGGTCAAGAACCATCCGTTGACGCCGGGGATCATCAATTACCACCGCATCACGCGACGCATTGCCCACAAGCTCGGCATCGCCGACCGTGTGGACTTCCTGGAAAGCGGGCACATGCCGACGCTGTTGTCCCATGTGGCCGGCGTGGTCACGGTCAACAGCACCGTGGGCGGTTCGTCGCTGATGCACAGCGTACCGACCATTGCTCTGAGCGATCCGATCTACAACCTCAAGGGGCTGACGCACCAGAGTGGCCTCGACGAGTTCTGGAACTCCCCGGAGCCACCCGACTCCACGCTGTTCCAACGCTTTCGCAGCACAGTCATTCACACCACGCAAGTCAACGGCGGCTTCTATACCCGCTGTGGCATCGACATGGCGGTGAACAACTCCCTGGAAGTGTTGATGGCCAAGACCTCGAAGATTGAACAATACCTATGA
- a CDS encoding SDR family NAD(P)-dependent oxidoreductase: MTLQKSPRCILITGATGGIGGALAPAYAAPGVTLILQGRRLDRLEEMAAQCRAAGARVLLKALDVQDLDALRSWISEISVSEQPDLIIVGAGVNTSTGENGEGEVWELSRALIEINVLAALATVQAALPAMRARKSGQIALFSSLAGWRGLPATPSYSASKAAIKAYGEAMRDLVAVDGVKINVIMPGYVESKMCFEMPGPKPLLWTPDKAARRIRRGLAANQARISFPFPLNLGCWALGVIPPRLSSIILRWLDYGA; this comes from the coding sequence ATGACGCTGCAAAAGTCTCCACGCTGCATTCTCATCACCGGCGCCACGGGTGGAATTGGTGGCGCCCTGGCGCCCGCCTACGCGGCACCGGGGGTGACTCTGATCCTGCAGGGCCGACGTCTGGACCGCCTGGAAGAAATGGCCGCGCAATGCCGCGCCGCCGGCGCCCGGGTGTTGCTGAAAGCGCTGGATGTCCAGGACCTGGATGCCCTGCGCAGCTGGATCAGTGAGATCAGCGTCAGCGAGCAACCGGACCTGATCATCGTAGGTGCCGGGGTCAATACTTCGACCGGTGAAAATGGCGAAGGCGAAGTCTGGGAGCTGTCCCGGGCGCTGATCGAAATCAACGTACTGGCAGCGCTCGCCACGGTGCAGGCTGCCCTGCCGGCCATGCGCGCACGCAAGTCGGGGCAGATCGCCCTGTTCAGTTCGCTGGCCGGGTGGCGCGGCTTGCCGGCCACCCCGAGCTACAGCGCCAGCAAGGCGGCGATCAAGGCTTATGGTGAGGCCATGCGCGACCTGGTGGCGGTGGATGGGGTAAAGATCAACGTGATCATGCCCGGCTATGTCGAATCGAAAATGTGCTTTGAAATGCCCGGTCCGAAGCCTTTGCTCTGGACGCCGGACAAGGCTGCCCGACGAATCCGGCGCGGCCTGGCGGCGAACCAGGCGCGCATCAGTTTTCCCTTCCCGCTGAACCTTGGATGCTGGGCTCTGGGGGTCATTCCGCCACGGCTGTCTTCGATCATTTTGCGGTGGCTGGATTACGGTGCCTGA
- a CDS encoding LTA synthase family protein, whose product MGLLYLITGRAWFSAVNVLALWLLIVLVSNAKYHSLREPFVCADFEYFSDAVRFPRLYLPFFGIGKAIGLALLFVVYLACGLYFEPVGADARVVASSALLCGLALLWLGSRKPLQATFDASLDLVRWGLAASLWTYFFAARRPVSLAQLNSPFAEDQARPMIDVTLADLVSVQSESFFDARRLWPGIRPQVLGHFDTLRSEARAQGRLQVAAWGANTVRTEFAFLTGIKVDQLGVHRFNPYRHLARKGVASIALALKRQGYRTVCVHPYAGSFYGRDKVLPALGFDEFIDVRSFTEQQKAGPFIGDCAVADKITELLDAPGRTQPLFIHAITMENHGPLHLETVEAADLTQWFDRPLPDGLRDLAPYVRHLSNADRMLGQLRGHFLARGTPTGLCFFGDHVPILPDVYGVLGAPDGDTEYFIWSNTAPTGSPPADLGVEQLAKAFVDQLAPA is encoded by the coding sequence GTGGGCTTGCTGTACCTGATCACCGGGCGCGCCTGGTTCAGTGCGGTGAACGTACTGGCCCTGTGGCTATTGATCGTGCTGGTCAGCAATGCCAAATACCATTCGCTGCGCGAGCCTTTCGTGTGCGCCGACTTCGAGTATTTCAGCGATGCCGTGCGCTTTCCGCGCCTGTATTTACCCTTCTTCGGCATCGGCAAGGCCATAGGCCTGGCGCTGCTGTTTGTCGTTTATCTGGCCTGCGGTTTGTATTTCGAACCTGTCGGCGCCGATGCCCGCGTCGTTGCGTCGAGCGCCTTGTTGTGTGGATTGGCCTTGCTGTGGCTCGGCAGCCGAAAGCCTTTGCAAGCGACCTTTGACGCCAGCCTTGACCTGGTTCGCTGGGGTCTGGCCGCGAGTTTGTGGACCTATTTTTTCGCCGCCCGGCGCCCTGTGTCGCTGGCGCAATTGAACTCGCCATTCGCAGAGGATCAGGCACGACCCATGATCGATGTCACCCTCGCGGATCTGGTGTCGGTCCAGAGCGAGTCGTTTTTCGATGCCCGCCGTTTGTGGCCCGGCATTCGGCCGCAGGTCCTGGGCCACTTCGACACCTTGCGCAGTGAAGCGCGGGCACAAGGCCGATTGCAGGTCGCGGCCTGGGGTGCAAACACTGTGCGCACTGAGTTCGCCTTTCTCACCGGCATCAAGGTGGACCAGCTCGGCGTCCACCGCTTCAACCCCTATCGCCATCTGGCGCGTAAAGGCGTCGCCAGCATCGCCCTGGCACTGAAACGCCAGGGTTATCGCACGGTGTGCGTGCATCCCTATGCAGGCAGTTTTTATGGGCGCGACAAGGTGTTGCCGGCGTTGGGTTTCGATGAGTTCATCGATGTGCGCAGCTTCACTGAACAACAGAAGGCCGGCCCGTTTATCGGCGACTGCGCCGTGGCCGACAAGATCACCGAGCTGCTCGATGCCCCTGGCCGTACGCAGCCGCTGTTCATCCATGCCATCACCATGGAAAACCACGGCCCATTGCACCTTGAGACGGTCGAAGCGGCCGACCTCACGCAATGGTTCGACCGTCCCCTGCCGGACGGCCTGCGCGACCTCGCCCCTTACGTGCGCCACTTGAGCAACGCCGATCGCATGCTTGGCCAATTGCGCGGGCACTTTCTGGCGCGCGGTACGCCCACCGGGCTGTGTTTTTTTGGCGACCATGTGCCCATCCTGCCCGACGTTTATGGCGTCCTCGGCGCGCCGGATGGCGACACCGAGTACTTCATCTGGTCCAACACCGCGCCGACCGGCAGTCCGCCCGCAGACCTGGGGGTCGAGCAACTGGCCAAGGCGTTTGTCGATCAGTTGGCACCCGCGTAA
- a CDS encoding GNAT family N-acetyltransferase, whose translation MTQTRSEPLQIALASSNSVRDPAIAKWITSGRGSLAFMLGDEDCRHRLLADGINWDRVLVAYRGDAAIGYAAFKHLRRGPFSPGMQPFVREFGRLGGALRYGMFAVSEWREWHFGFYLYGLRVRKIARRQGVASALLHAVLIQARDTDHEKIELEVQANNLPARAFYAHHGFSPRRTFALRWLKHLMPIPAIINLRRTVSPSHE comes from the coding sequence ATGACTCAGACCCGTAGTGAACCTTTGCAGATCGCCCTCGCCTCCAGCAACTCGGTGCGCGACCCGGCGATTGCAAAATGGATCACCTCAGGCCGCGGTTCACTGGCATTCATGCTCGGAGACGAGGATTGTCGCCATCGCCTGTTGGCGGACGGGATCAATTGGGACCGGGTGCTGGTTGCCTATCGAGGGGATGCCGCTATTGGCTATGCCGCCTTCAAGCACCTTCGGCGCGGACCGTTTTCCCCTGGCATGCAGCCATTCGTGCGTGAGTTCGGCCGGCTCGGTGGCGCACTGCGCTATGGCATGTTTGCTGTCAGCGAATGGCGCGAGTGGCACTTCGGATTTTATCTGTATGGCTTGCGCGTTCGCAAAATCGCCCGCCGCCAGGGTGTTGCCAGTGCCTTGTTGCACGCCGTGCTTATTCAGGCGCGTGACACTGATCATGAAAAAATAGAGCTGGAAGTGCAGGCGAACAATCTGCCGGCCCGAGCGTTTTACGCCCACCACGGCTTTTCGCCAAGACGCACCTTCGCCCTGCGCTGGCTCAAACATCTGATGCCGATCCCCGCCATCATCAATCTGCGTCGTACGGTATCGCCAAGTCATGAGTAG
- a CDS encoding capsule biosynthesis protein produces the protein MNRSVALESLVEGPGWVGIMSQWVMWKVFHLSEFLDPEGPPHWLWRRGRQKPAGLKAISGIGYKRSSDHARVLCKRWGIPYVALEDGFLRSSSLGVEGDTPMSMVVDPIGIHYLADRPSLLENMLQTPHDLTGAELATAAALIALMRSSGIGKYNNAPDLSDDDALGREKPLVLVVDQTYGDFSIPGGGLCEADFIRMLDAALAENPEADVRVRIHPDCVNGHKKSCLFDAAVQRGIPLESRHVSWASLARRAQRVYVGTSQAGLEALIQGIPVTCFGLPFYAGWGLTDDRLPIPRRQARPTLEQLVAAAYIRYCRYVDPLTDQRCDVMTVARQLARQKHQDSLFAGNVTVVGVPRRQRATIRALLNSRWGRLTFAGDSTDLIQAATRETDRLVVWHTSEIHDLQRRAEALGIPLWRIRPGVLQTADGEERTLSQIRGMPCSPEQARQHIARPTTALLDRYTRVRQVGRYIKGMI, from the coding sequence ATGAATCGATCCGTTGCCTTGGAGTCCCTGGTGGAAGGTCCCGGCTGGGTAGGCATCATGTCGCAGTGGGTGATGTGGAAGGTCTTCCACCTGAGTGAGTTCCTCGATCCCGAAGGACCGCCGCACTGGTTGTGGCGGCGCGGCCGACAGAAGCCCGCGGGATTGAAGGCCATCTCCGGGATCGGCTACAAGCGCTCCTCCGACCATGCGCGAGTGCTGTGCAAGCGCTGGGGGATTCCCTATGTAGCACTGGAGGACGGGTTTTTGCGCTCTTCGTCGCTGGGAGTTGAGGGTGATACACCGATGTCGATGGTGGTCGACCCCATCGGTATTCATTACCTCGCCGATCGGCCGTCGCTGCTGGAAAACATGCTGCAGACGCCGCATGACCTGACCGGTGCAGAACTGGCCACCGCAGCAGCGTTGATTGCCCTGATGCGCAGCAGCGGCATCGGCAAATACAACAACGCGCCGGACTTGAGCGATGACGACGCGCTGGGCCGCGAAAAGCCATTGGTCCTGGTGGTGGACCAGACCTATGGCGATTTTTCGATTCCCGGTGGCGGACTGTGCGAAGCCGATTTCATCCGCATGCTCGATGCTGCGCTGGCGGAAAATCCCGAGGCGGATGTGCGGGTGCGGATTCACCCGGACTGCGTCAACGGCCATAAAAAAAGCTGCCTGTTCGATGCCGCCGTTCAGCGCGGTATCCCGCTGGAAAGCCGCCATGTTTCGTGGGCGTCCCTCGCTCGCCGGGCGCAGCGTGTCTATGTCGGCACCAGTCAGGCCGGGCTTGAGGCACTGATTCAAGGTATCCCGGTGACCTGCTTCGGCTTGCCGTTCTATGCCGGCTGGGGTTTGACCGATGACCGTCTGCCCATCCCCCGCCGCCAGGCGCGCCCCACCCTGGAACAACTCGTGGCGGCCGCTTACATCCGTTATTGCCGTTACGTCGACCCGCTGACGGACCAGCGCTGCGACGTCATGACCGTGGCCCGCCAACTGGCGCGGCAAAAGCACCAGGACAGTCTGTTCGCCGGTAACGTGACCGTCGTCGGAGTGCCTCGACGTCAACGGGCGACGATCCGCGCTTTGCTCAACAGTCGCTGGGGGCGATTGACGTTCGCTGGCGACAGCACCGACTTGATCCAGGCCGCGACCCGTGAAACGGACAGGCTAGTGGTTTGGCACACCAGCGAAATCCACGACCTGCAACGCCGTGCCGAAGCCCTTGGTATACCGCTATGGCGTATTCGTCCGGGCGTACTGCAAACCGCCGACGGCGAAGAACGGACCCTGTCCCAGATACGCGGCATGCCCTGCAGCCCGGAACAGGCACGACAACACATCGCCCGCCCGACCACCGCCCTGCTCGACCGATACACACGTGTTCGACAGGTAGGCCGCTACATCAAAGGGATGATCTAG
- a CDS encoding aminotransferase class I/II-fold pyridoxal phosphate-dependent enzyme → MTSNRSPGLGASMKDKLIQQALERRQRQTGDDTPPVSLADVNRSARTVPEQFYRFDLHPGYQQLRIMHDGAARFGLANPFFKLHESLAGAETTIQGQRFVNFASYNYLGYSGHPVVAEAAKAAIDHYGTSVSASRLVSGDRPIHRELEAELARLYEVDDAVTFVSGHATNVTTIGYLFGPRDLVIHDELIHNSVLQGIQLSGARRLSFAHNDWEALDRLLGDQRQHFERVLVVLEGIYSMDGDYPDLPRFVELKNKHRVFLMVDEAHSLGVMGANGKGIREHFGLKGSDVDIWMGTLSKTLASCGGYIAGESALVEHLKFMAPGFLYSVGMPASVAAAALAAVRCMAHDAERVATLQARGKQFLALAREAGLDTGTSTGLAVIPVITGSSLKATRLSGALAKRGINAQPILHPAVPEKAARVRFFVSCLHTSEQIDDTVAIVAQELERL, encoded by the coding sequence ATGACCTCTAATCGTTCACCAGGGCTTGGCGCTTCAATGAAAGACAAGCTGATCCAGCAAGCCCTGGAGCGACGCCAGCGGCAGACCGGCGATGACACGCCGCCGGTCTCGCTGGCGGACGTGAACCGCAGCGCCCGCACAGTGCCGGAGCAGTTTTACCGCTTCGATCTGCATCCTGGTTACCAGCAACTGCGAATCATGCACGACGGCGCGGCGCGCTTTGGCCTGGCCAATCCATTTTTCAAGCTGCACGAAAGTCTGGCTGGCGCCGAAACGACGATCCAGGGCCAGCGCTTCGTCAACTTCGCCAGCTACAACTATCTGGGCTACTCCGGCCATCCGGTAGTCGCCGAGGCGGCCAAGGCAGCCATCGATCACTACGGCACCTCGGTGTCGGCCAGTCGCCTGGTGTCCGGCGATCGACCGATCCATCGTGAGCTGGAGGCTGAGCTGGCCAGGCTGTACGAGGTGGATGACGCGGTTACTTTTGTCAGCGGTCATGCCACTAACGTCACTACCATTGGCTACCTGTTCGGCCCGCGGGATCTGGTGATCCACGACGAATTGATCCACAACAGCGTGCTGCAAGGCATCCAGTTATCGGGTGCGCGCCGCCTCAGTTTTGCCCACAACGACTGGGAAGCGCTCGACCGCTTGCTCGGCGATCAGCGTCAGCATTTCGAGCGGGTTCTGGTGGTGCTCGAAGGCATCTACAGCATGGACGGCGATTACCCGGACCTGCCGCGTTTCGTCGAATTAAAGAACAAGCACCGTGTGTTCCTGATGGTCGACGAAGCCCATTCGCTGGGCGTCATGGGGGCCAACGGCAAAGGCATTCGCGAACATTTCGGTCTGAAAGGCTCCGACGTGGACATCTGGATGGGTACCCTGAGCAAGACCCTGGCCAGCTGCGGAGGGTACATTGCCGGCGAGTCGGCACTGGTCGAACACCTGAAGTTCATGGCGCCGGGGTTTCTCTACAGCGTAGGCATGCCGGCTTCGGTGGCGGCGGCGGCGCTGGCCGCCGTGCGTTGCATGGCCCATGACGCCGAACGTGTGGCGACCTTGCAGGCGCGGGGCAAACAGTTTCTCGCCCTGGCCCGCGAGGCCGGGCTGGATACCGGTACCAGCACGGGGCTTGCGGTGATTCCGGTGATCACCGGCAGCTCGCTCAAGGCCACGCGATTATCCGGTGCCCTGGCGAAGCGGGGGATCAACGCCCAGCCGATCCTGCATCCGGCAGTACCGGAAAAGGCCGCCCGTGTGCGCTTTTTTGTGTCGTGCCTGCACACCTCGGAACAAATCGACGACACCGTCGCCATCGTCGCGCAAGAGCTCGAGCGGTTGTAA